The Watersipora subatra chromosome 1, tzWatSuba1.1, whole genome shotgun sequence genome has a window encoding:
- the LOC137390456 gene encoding uncharacterized protein produces the protein MGFGLNVAPKIMSKIIDKVLLLDEQICNGTDHYIDDIWVNEEVVQADVRLTNDIDWSETVSSSLKSLLGEIFQRVQEQDPVRGKWDVKKTSQCTVWCDASNLALGVSLEVDGYTVEDAAWLRKEDDGAHINVAELEAALKGINIALKWKMTNVQVITDSATVYGWINSVIEDTKRPKVTGLSELIIRRRLGIIGQLIDEYRLTLMIKLVPSGENKSDVLTRVPKKWLQVVACSGVVLSNTDEIEDVKKAHQDHHFGVNKTLYLAQKKLGRTVKKDIVEQVVKTCLMCNSVDPHPIKWDHGQLNVTNVWECLASDITHVNSRPYLTIIDCGPSRFFLWFKLANETSDVVIKQLNNVFREREPPKEFLSDNGPCFTSARMKEFLQKWSVEQILSCAYKPTGNGIIERHHRTIKRAIMRTGKGPEEMAYWYNNSPNSNGIVPVEELYSYRSDLTGATKPTEIPQKLSDNRDCSLNPYKVGNTIYVKPVNARCFDKWKCRKVTKINSSTSVKVDGTNRHVSDLRLAHQDEIADGVHVSTRPTKESNQVEVEFSTSDLLDNNAQLNREPVDSDLGQNSDFENRPVRDRRLPKWLSNFVL, from the exons ATGGGATTTGGTTTGAATGTTGCTCCCAAGATCATGTCCAAGATCATAGATAAAGTGCTGTTATTAGATGAACAGATTTGCAATGGAACTGATCACTACATTGATGACATTTGGGTTAACGAGGAGGTGGTTCAAGCTGATGTT AGATTGACCAATGACATAGACTGGTCTGAAACAGTTTCTAGTTCTTTGAAATCTTTGTTGGGTGAAATATTTCAAAGAGTACAAGAGCAAGACCCAGTGAGAGGCAAGTGGGATGTCAAGAAGACCTCTCAGTGTACTGTGTGGTGTGACGCCAGCAACTTGGCTCTCGGAGTGTCCCTGGAGGTAGATGGTTACACTGTTGAGGATGCAGCATGGCTACGTAAAGAGGATGATGGTGCTCATATAAATGTTGCTGAGCTAGAAGCTGCATTGAAAGGAATCAATATAGCGCTAAAGTGGAAAATGACAAATGTGCAAGTGATCACAGATTCAGCTACCGTTTATGGGTGGATAAATTCAGTGATAGAAGATACCAAAAGGCCTAAGGTTACTGGCCTCAGTGAGTTGATCATTCGACGTAGACTTGGAATTATTGGTCAGCTGATTGATGAATACAGGTTAACACTAATGATCAAACTTGTTCCATCAGGTGAGAACAAGTCGGATGTCCTAACCAGAGTACCAAAGAAATGGCTACAAGTTGTTGCATGCTCAGGGGTTGTACTTTCTAACACAGATGAGATAGAAGACGTAAAAAAAGCTCATCAAGACCACCACTTTGGTGTCAACAAAACCCTGTACTTGGCACAGAAAAAGCTTGGACGAACAGTCAAGAAAGACATAGTTGAGCAAGTAGTGAAAACTTGTCTTATGTGTAACAGTGTAGATCCTCATCCAATTAAATGGGATCATGGTCAGCTAAATGTAACAAATGTATGGGAGTGCCTTGCATCAGATATTACTCATGTGAACAGTCGACCTTATCTGACTATTATTGATTGTGGGCCTAGCAGGTTTTTTCTTTGGTTCAAACTGGCTAATGAAACATCAGACGTAGTAATCAAACAGTTGAACAATGTGTTTCGAGAACGTGAACCTCCTAAGGAGTTTCTGAGTGACAATGGCCCATGTTTCACAAGCGCTAGAATGAAAGAGTTTCTGCAGAAATGGAGTGTAGAGCAGATCCTCAGCTGTGCCTATAAACCTACTGGAAATGGAATAATTGAAAGACATCACCGtactataaaaagagcaatCATGAGAACTGGTAAAGGACCTGAAGAAATGGCATATTGGTATAACAATTCACCAAACTCCAATGGTATAGTGCCTGTAGAAGAACTATACAGCTATCGCAGTGACTTAACAGGGGCGACCAAACCGACAGAAATACCACAAAAGCTAAGTGACAATAGAGACTGCAGCCTTAACCCATACAAAGTTGGCAACACCATTTATGTCAAGCCAGTTAATGCTAGGTGCTTTGATAAGTGGAAATGCCGAAAAGTGACAAAGATAAATTCTAGCACTTCGGTTAAAGTCGATGGCACAAATAGGCATGTGTCTGACCTTAGATTGGCTCATCAAGACGAAATTGCAGATGGTGTACATGTATCAACTAGGCCAACTAAAGAGTCTAATCAGGTCGAAGTTGAGTTTAGTACTTCAGACCTGCTTGATAACAATGCTCAGTTGAATCGAGAGCCTGTTGACTCTGATCTCGGTCAAAATAGTGACTTTGAAAACAGACCTGTTCGAGATAGACGTCTTCCCAAGTGGTTATCAAATTTTGTGCTGTAA